The Congregibacter litoralis KT71 genome contains a region encoding:
- a CDS encoding MlaA family lipoprotein, with product MNLPMVAAKTSVASRGTRSGASHSRRGAQNRLCALLFAILLIPCQGAAAAPDSDPLEPLNRGVFAFNEVADRWVLRPVAKTYSFILPSVVRRGVANALRNLRDVNYAVNAALQGRFRDAGTNGARFAINTTIGLVGVFDVATHRGFVSSPADFGETLATAGLPAGPFIVLPVIGPSTMRDGAGFAVDAAVLSVPSHIDSSDVRAAIWGTGIVQARSGFLDMDDLPTGDSYIFAREAYLQRRAARLGEATFTTPGSFWEFEEEF from the coding sequence ATGAATCTACCTATGGTCGCCGCGAAAACCTCCGTGGCCAGTCGTGGTACGCGCTCTGGTGCTTCACATTCCCGTCGAGGCGCGCAAAATCGGCTATGCGCGTTGCTATTCGCTATCCTGCTCATTCCCTGCCAGGGGGCGGCGGCCGCACCTGATTCGGATCCTCTGGAACCTTTGAATCGTGGCGTCTTCGCGTTTAACGAGGTTGCCGATCGCTGGGTATTGCGTCCCGTGGCGAAGACGTACAGTTTCATTTTACCAAGCGTGGTCCGACGAGGCGTCGCGAATGCTCTGCGCAATCTGCGCGATGTCAACTACGCGGTCAACGCAGCCTTGCAGGGTCGGTTCCGTGATGCTGGAACAAATGGCGCCCGCTTCGCGATAAACACGACCATCGGCCTCGTTGGGGTCTTCGATGTTGCAACCCATCGTGGGTTTGTTTCGTCCCCTGCCGACTTCGGTGAGACTTTGGCGACCGCCGGACTACCGGCAGGGCCTTTTATTGTCCTTCCCGTCATCGGGCCTAGCACGATGCGCGACGGTGCTGGGTTCGCAGTGGATGCTGCAGTGTTGTCGGTACCGTCGCACATTGATTCCTCAGACGTGCGCGCGGCGATATGGGGCACCGGTATTGTTCAAGCGCGGTCAGGATTTCTTGATATGGATGATCTTCCCACCGGCGATAGCTACATATTCGCGCGGGAAGCGTATCTACAACGCCGGGCGGCTCGATTGGGCGAAGCAACCTTCACAACACCAGGCAGCTTCTGGGAGTTCGAGGAAGAATTCTAG
- the msbA gene encoding lipid A export permease/ATP-binding protein MsbA, with protein MIQPFDTDGVPGTQPRPSTYRRLLAYVWTLWPAFAISIVGFVLYALTQSAFASLMQYLPNAFDTMPASQRQLSDWELSLGLDTAEGIRLFLPIALVTIVAFREIGSYLGGYYITFVARNVVYQLRQDLFMHLTRLPVSFFANHNSSEIIAVITFNVEQVTSATSNAIKTLIREGLTVAALLGYLFYVNWKLSLLFLAVAPLIGLIITFTSKRFKKYSQRIQTSVGGLTQVVSEVTRGLLVMRSFGGEDYERERFSRHNSYSLTQDLKLARANEISLPIIQLLTFVSLAVLFWLGLDPTLRAGMDEGQFLSYVTAASLVAKPLRQLTSVNAGIQRGLAAAESVFEILDENLETNNGLERLSGLRGDVEFRNLSFSYQKDGKPVLKQINLKINAGETVALVGRSGAGKSTLVNLVAGFIPAPVGTLFIDRVPEEEIQLDSLRRHVAVVNQQTVLFETSIENNIAYGELRSSSREAVEQAAAQANALEFIRRLPDGLDTSLDEDGADLSGGQRQRLAIARAFLKEAPILILDEATSALDSQSEQLVQASLQTLSDYRTTLIIAHRLSTIENADRVVVMDDGQIIETGTHRELLSADGYYAQLYHRQFNTGATAEME; from the coding sequence TTGATTCAGCCGTTCGACACTGATGGCGTTCCGGGTACACAACCGCGGCCATCGACCTACAGGCGGCTGTTGGCTTACGTTTGGACGCTATGGCCCGCATTCGCAATCAGCATTGTTGGCTTTGTTTTGTATGCGCTTACGCAGTCGGCGTTTGCGAGCTTAATGCAATATTTGCCTAACGCCTTCGATACGATGCCGGCGAGCCAGCGCCAGCTATCCGATTGGGAGTTGAGTCTTGGGTTAGATACTGCCGAGGGAATTAGGTTGTTTCTACCTATCGCGCTGGTGACTATTGTCGCATTCAGAGAAATAGGTTCTTATTTGGGTGGCTACTACATTACCTTTGTTGCGCGAAACGTCGTTTACCAGCTTCGGCAAGATTTGTTTATGCACCTCACGAGACTGCCGGTCAGCTTCTTCGCTAATCACAACTCGAGTGAAATCATTGCTGTTATCACATTCAACGTAGAGCAGGTGACATCGGCGACGTCAAACGCGATCAAAACATTAATTCGGGAAGGTTTAACTGTGGCGGCGCTGCTTGGCTACTTGTTTTATGTTAACTGGAAGCTGTCTCTGCTATTTTTAGCAGTGGCGCCGCTGATTGGGCTAATTATCACTTTTACCTCGAAGCGGTTTAAAAAATATAGTCAGCGCATACAAACTTCCGTTGGAGGTCTGACTCAAGTGGTATCTGAGGTTACGCGTGGGTTGTTAGTGATGCGTAGCTTTGGTGGTGAGGACTACGAGCGGGAGCGCTTTAGTCGCCACAATTCATACTCATTGACTCAGGATCTGAAGCTAGCAAGAGCGAATGAAATTAGCCTACCCATTATTCAGCTCCTGACGTTTGTGTCGTTGGCAGTACTGTTTTGGCTTGGGCTGGACCCCACCTTACGTGCGGGCATGGACGAAGGCCAGTTCCTATCATATGTAACGGCGGCCAGTTTGGTAGCTAAGCCGCTGCGTCAGTTGACCAGCGTTAACGCCGGCATTCAGCGCGGTTTAGCGGCTGCGGAGAGTGTCTTTGAAATCCTCGATGAGAATCTTGAAACGAATAACGGACTCGAACGATTATCTGGATTACGAGGTGACGTAGAATTTCGTAATTTATCCTTTAGTTATCAAAAAGACGGTAAGCCCGTTCTCAAGCAAATTAATCTTAAGATCAATGCTGGTGAAACTGTAGCCCTCGTGGGCCGCTCAGGTGCCGGCAAATCTACGCTTGTTAACTTGGTTGCTGGTTTTATTCCGGCGCCTGTAGGAACTTTGTTCATCGATCGTGTACCAGAAGAAGAGATTCAGCTTGATTCGCTTCGACGACATGTTGCCGTGGTGAATCAGCAAACAGTGTTGTTCGAAACCTCTATCGAAAACAACATAGCCTACGGAGAACTTCGTAGTTCTAGTCGCGAGGCGGTCGAGCAAGCAGCAGCGCAAGCAAATGCACTTGAATTCATACGCCGATTACCTGATGGCTTGGATACTTCTCTTGATGAGGATGGTGCCGATTTGTCGGGCGGCCAGAGACAAAGACTAGCCATTGCACGCGCATTCTTGAAAGAAGCGCCTATCCTTATTCTAGATGAGGCGACATCAGCACTCGACTCACAGTCCGAGCAGCTCGTTCAGGCGTCGCTTCAAACGCTAAGTGATTACCGCACCACACTCATAATCGCACACCGCTTATCGACTATCGAAAACGCTGATCGAGTTGTTGTTATGGACGACGGGCAGATTATTGAAACCGGTACGCATCGGGAGCTGCTTTCCGCTGACGGGTACTACGCTCAGCTATATCATCGCCAGTTCAACACTGGAGCTACTGCGGAAATGGAGTAA
- a CDS encoding ELM1/GtrOC1 family putative glycosyltransferase, whose amino-acid sequence MSETPIKVVVVTDGVVGHENQSIGLCKWLERRWNLDVSVANVQLREKALSRLLLPKLLPEDSRAARRILKLFYETPELPDEADLVISTGGNSSFANILVASMLGCPNIYLGSLRRLNPRRINVHMTLEPTGYKNNLVMTMSPNLVDPKAVLDAGSSLLKRRKLDGTLWTLIIGGTGAGFDYGEQEWRLLATWANSMAEKYGIRWLLTTSRRTGGKGESVLKEHLKPEHIAYAVWWDSEPKKELLALIGAGTQVFTTADSMSMMTESIASSRPTTVVALPTHRANERYRAAMDRFARLGLCRLIQLSDETYCPPIPAMSFDLSTVIDQTLDQLEYRLAC is encoded by the coding sequence ATGTCCGAAACTCCTATCAAAGTGGTTGTTGTTACCGACGGGGTCGTTGGTCATGAAAACCAATCTATTGGACTGTGTAAATGGCTAGAGCGTCGCTGGAACCTGGATGTATCCGTGGCGAACGTGCAGCTTCGGGAAAAAGCGCTGTCGCGCTTGCTGCTTCCAAAACTATTACCAGAGGACAGTCGGGCCGCTAGACGAATACTCAAGTTGTTTTATGAGACGCCCGAGCTTCCCGACGAAGCCGATCTCGTAATATCTACCGGCGGCAACTCCTCTTTCGCCAACATACTAGTGGCTTCTATGCTGGGGTGTCCGAATATTTACCTGGGCTCACTACGTCGACTAAACCCGCGTCGAATAAACGTACACATGACCTTAGAGCCTACTGGCTACAAAAACAATCTTGTGATGACGATGAGCCCGAATCTAGTAGATCCTAAGGCCGTACTTGATGCAGGCAGCTCCTTACTCAAGCGTCGTAAGCTCGATGGCACGTTGTGGACATTAATCATAGGAGGTACTGGCGCCGGATTTGACTATGGCGAACAAGAGTGGCGCCTGCTGGCCACGTGGGCCAATTCAATGGCGGAAAAGTATGGGATTCGATGGCTGCTAACAACGTCGCGGCGCACCGGGGGAAAGGGAGAGTCTGTGCTGAAAGAACATCTGAAGCCCGAGCACATAGCCTACGCAGTTTGGTGGGACTCTGAGCCAAAGAAAGAATTGCTTGCACTGATCGGAGCTGGTACTCAGGTTTTCACAACTGCCGATAGTATGTCGATGATGACTGAGAGTATCGCAAGCAGCAGACCCACCACGGTAGTAGCACTACCCACCCACCGCGCAAATGAACGCTATCGCGCGGCAATGGACCGCTTTGCGCGGCTTGGGTTATGTCGACTGATTCAATTAAGCGACGAGACTTATTGTCCGCCCATTCCAGCGATGTCATTCGATCTTTCTACAGTAATTGACCAAACATTGGATCAATTGGAGTACCGGCTTGCCTGTTGA
- a CDS encoding FkbM family methyltransferase codes for MAQPLPAHTSAQTQNTNLFAPPKAFESVECREEGDRLPHPKYEALQRFKRRLLPKKLYMRYQATRYARRTEPELNVIPHLVPAGSTAIDGGANKGVWSWCLAQHCSSVHAFEPNPVMFDYLSHAVPSNVRVYRLALSDRLGSEVFFVPQSGGKVHHTRGSLFDTPAASESRSFEVEMICLDSLKFENLGFIKLDVEGAELSTLRGAQSTLDEHRPVVIAEAHGIGEHTPEELIDFMCERDYQPLVLNDDVLEYHGNCGAEIDVKRNLLFLPNRKRRAAT; via the coding sequence ATGGCTCAACCGCTTCCTGCACATACATCTGCACAGACTCAGAATACAAACTTATTCGCGCCCCCAAAGGCTTTTGAGTCTGTCGAATGTCGGGAAGAGGGCGATCGGCTTCCCCATCCAAAATACGAAGCACTCCAGCGGTTTAAAAGACGTCTTTTGCCGAAAAAGCTATATATGCGTTATCAAGCTACGCGCTATGCAAGGCGAACAGAGCCTGAACTTAACGTCATCCCACACCTTGTACCGGCAGGTTCCACGGCCATTGATGGCGGCGCGAACAAGGGTGTCTGGAGCTGGTGCTTAGCACAGCATTGCAGTTCGGTGCACGCTTTCGAGCCTAATCCAGTCATGTTTGACTACCTCAGCCACGCGGTCCCGTCGAATGTCAGGGTATATCGGCTAGCACTGTCCGACCGTTTGGGATCTGAGGTCTTCTTCGTTCCGCAAAGTGGCGGCAAAGTACACCACACCCGTGGATCATTGTTCGATACACCAGCCGCCTCCGAGTCACGGTCGTTTGAGGTGGAAATGATTTGTCTTGACTCACTCAAATTCGAGAACTTGGGGTTCATCAAACTGGATGTCGAGGGGGCTGAGCTGAGCACACTGAGGGGCGCTCAATCCACATTGGACGAACATAGGCCCGTGGTAATCGCTGAAGCGCACGGGATTGGAGAACACACCCCCGAAGAACTCATCGACTTTATGTGTGAGCGCGATTACCAACCACTAGTCCTAAATGACGATGTGCTTGAGTACCACGGGAATTGTGGCGCAGAGATTGATGTGAAGCGAAACCTTCTCTTCCTGCCTAATCGCAAGCGTAGGGCTGCTACGTAA
- a CDS encoding FecR family protein, with protein MPQTDHNDEDLSKLLRFGGAREELPEHLKLKWEQHTREELAKVQLDRRQRKSHYFRKLSAIAATVVAVAIGSTYLLQSTDTTEVYAVLLHAEGECAVEYAKSDTKNTVEPVLANNSDAVTGEDSFITFTYRDHEVRINENTNVKIMTDELVLLEGEIYISDDLDSSFQSNSQSIFLRTPHGSIRDIGTQFLVRASAERTEATVRNGKIRVDDGESEVEISARSREARQATLGASSTIEIISADARGSQWDWIYNAREGFAIDGRSALELLEWAAKEMGASLEFLSAAAERRAEFSILRGNVIVTNPQNTIDVVLESSELRAKLSENGVLTVWRAERDIQSGLTVTSS; from the coding sequence ATGCCACAAACTGACCACAATGATGAAGACTTGAGCAAGTTGCTGCGCTTTGGAGGTGCCCGCGAAGAGTTACCGGAGCATCTGAAGCTTAAATGGGAGCAGCATACGCGCGAAGAGCTCGCCAAGGTTCAATTAGATCGGCGTCAACGAAAATCCCATTACTTCCGCAAACTGTCAGCTATAGCAGCCACGGTGGTGGCAGTTGCCATCGGGTCTACGTACCTGCTGCAAAGTACGGATACCACAGAAGTATATGCAGTCCTTCTCCACGCCGAAGGCGAGTGTGCCGTCGAGTACGCTAAAAGTGACACTAAAAACACTGTCGAACCTGTTTTAGCCAACAACTCTGATGCCGTTACCGGTGAAGACTCGTTCATTACATTTACATATAGGGATCATGAAGTTCGAATCAACGAAAATACTAACGTCAAGATCATGACAGATGAATTGGTACTGCTTGAAGGAGAGATCTACATTTCCGATGACCTGGACAGCTCTTTCCAGTCGAATTCGCAATCAATTTTTCTCCGCACGCCTCATGGAAGCATCCGAGACATAGGCACTCAGTTCCTAGTTCGGGCCTCTGCAGAGCGAACGGAAGCGACCGTCAGAAACGGAAAAATTCGCGTGGATGACGGCGAATCCGAAGTGGAAATCTCAGCGCGATCGCGCGAAGCGCGACAGGCGACCCTAGGTGCATCTTCTACGATAGAGATCATTTCAGCCGATGCGCGTGGGTCCCAATGGGATTGGATTTATAACGCGAGAGAAGGATTCGCTATCGACGGACGAAGCGCACTGGAACTCCTGGAATGGGCGGCCAAAGAAATGGGTGCAAGTCTAGAGTTTCTATCCGCCGCCGCCGAACGCCGAGCTGAGTTCAGCATACTGCGCGGAAACGTCATAGTGACTAACCCTCAAAATACAATCGACGTGGTGCTGGAGAGCAGCGAGCTTCGAGCAAAGCTGAGCGAGAACGGAGTCCTGACCGTGTGGCGCGCTGAGCGCGACATCCAAAGTGGTCTGACTGTGACATCTAGCTAG
- a CDS encoding glycosyltransferase — MLAGDEEGGLENHVVQLANHLVQLGINVSVAAHAKYEKRFSADVNVVPVDLSRSRNNPLALFEAARALQAIQADIVHAHASKAAAIVSRLSSWAPGKTVATVHSVKRKTRAFESMDALIGVSQGVLRAINHDKKYVVFNGLVRGKAEQVEPASLRAQLGIDDDLPVSLAVGRLVSVKRFDRLIRAWKPYFGHLLIVGDGPEKRHLESEIRKRNLQRVVRLLGYIDNARSLMSGADLLICSSEREGFSYTLAEALVSKLPVLSTRVAGAEEVLPGAFVVEHKDCSLQQGIERCLSDLERLNTDYEPVFTWASKHLTVENMAAETCAAYRDIMAAA; from the coding sequence GTGCTTGCAGGCGACGAAGAAGGAGGGTTAGAGAACCATGTTGTTCAGTTAGCTAATCATCTTGTGCAGTTGGGAATTAACGTATCTGTCGCGGCTCATGCGAAGTACGAGAAGCGATTCTCTGCGGATGTAAATGTGGTTCCCGTCGATCTGTCACGCTCAAGGAACAATCCGCTTGCACTTTTTGAGGCAGCGCGGGCTTTGCAAGCCATCCAAGCTGACATCGTCCATGCGCATGCAAGTAAAGCGGCAGCCATTGTTAGCCGCTTGAGTTCATGGGCTCCTGGGAAAACAGTCGCAACTGTGCATAGTGTGAAAAGGAAAACCAGAGCTTTTGAGTCCATGGACGCGCTGATAGGGGTAAGCCAAGGCGTGCTGCGGGCAATCAATCACGACAAGAAGTACGTGGTGTTCAACGGTCTAGTTCGAGGGAAAGCTGAGCAGGTCGAGCCGGCGTCGCTTCGCGCGCAGTTAGGGATTGATGACGATCTTCCTGTTTCCCTAGCTGTTGGCAGGCTTGTCTCAGTAAAGAGATTTGACCGTCTGATTCGCGCATGGAAGCCATACTTCGGTCACTTGCTGATAGTGGGTGATGGGCCTGAAAAGCGTCATCTAGAGTCTGAAATTCGGAAGCGAAACCTTCAACGCGTGGTGAGATTGCTTGGCTATATTGATAATGCGCGTAGCCTGATGTCGGGCGCCGATCTTCTCATTTGTTCGTCGGAGCGTGAGGGCTTCAGTTACACCCTGGCTGAGGCACTGGTTTCGAAACTCCCGGTTTTATCCACCCGTGTCGCGGGTGCCGAGGAAGTTCTACCAGGTGCCTTTGTCGTAGAACATAAAGATTGCTCGCTGCAACAGGGTATAGAGCGCTGCCTGTCGGACCTAGAACGGTTAAACACAGACTATGAGCCAGTTTTTACTTGGGCGAGTAAACATCTTACGGTGGAAAATATGGCTGCTGAAACTTGTGCGGCTTACAGAGACATTATGGCGGCGGCTTGA
- a CDS encoding secreted protein: protein MSFRTYLALLVTAPLMAPVMAQAEDRGRFYVGAGGGVVFAGNTRADGVFTGTGSSLDGQRLGPKPGSTAKGDFDASPTVNLTLGYDFGKQRYGRLRLEGELFYQQADTDNYKGELDGRGS from the coding sequence ATGTCTTTCAGAACTTACTTGGCTCTTCTGGTCACTGCGCCGCTCATGGCCCCTGTCATGGCTCAGGCGGAAGACCGAGGGCGCTTTTATGTCGGCGCGGGCGGCGGCGTGGTTTTTGCAGGCAACACACGTGCCGATGGTGTATTCACTGGCACAGGCTCTTCGCTCGATGGTCAACGTCTCGGTCCAAAACCGGGAAGCACAGCTAAAGGAGACTTCGATGCGAGCCCAACGGTTAATCTTACTCTCGGGTATGACTTCGGGAAGCAGCGCTACGGGCGCCTGCGCCTGGAAGGTGAGCTATTTTACCAGCAGGCCGATACCGATAATTACAAGGGGGAACTCGATGGTAGGGGGAGCTAG
- a CDS encoding RNA polymerase sigma factor yields the protein MDEKHEIPASLQLGRDRKLVKDILEGDEKALRVFFDTYLPRLYRYARHRLANPSDIDDVVQAALSQAVRRLETWRGESTLLTWLITICRHEISKELKEVALSRDLMQPFLSDELLRSTVEMIELEEDEATEQMAARAEVAQLIRFTLDQLPENYAVALEMKYIFGGSSMEIARKLSLSDSATQSLLARARRAFKELYSESLLSATQGG from the coding sequence ATGGACGAAAAACACGAAATCCCAGCCTCGCTGCAGTTAGGTCGAGATAGAAAACTCGTTAAGGACATCCTTGAGGGTGACGAAAAAGCACTCCGGGTGTTTTTCGACACCTATTTGCCTCGACTCTATCGATATGCGCGACATCGCTTAGCAAACCCCTCAGATATCGATGATGTTGTGCAGGCCGCGTTGTCACAGGCAGTTCGTCGACTTGAGACCTGGCGTGGCGAATCCACCCTCCTAACTTGGCTCATAACAATCTGCAGACATGAGATTTCTAAAGAACTCAAAGAAGTCGCATTAAGTCGAGATCTAATGCAGCCGTTTCTGAGTGACGAGCTCCTTCGGTCAACGGTGGAAATGATCGAACTCGAAGAGGACGAAGCTACAGAGCAAATGGCCGCACGAGCCGAGGTTGCTCAGTTGATTCGATTCACGCTCGATCAACTGCCCGAAAATTACGCAGTCGCCCTGGAAATGAAATACATATTTGGGGGAAGCTCTATGGAGATTGCGCGCAAGTTATCTCTGAGTGACTCAGCAACCCAATCACTTTTAGCGCGCGCACGGCGTGCATTTAAAGAACTCTATAGCGAATCGCTTCTTTCTGCGACGCAAGGCGGGTAA
- a CDS encoding outer membrane protein — MSGLVLNALYDIGQFSNVTPYFLLGYGRASVDTKYDFPNRGRAEIDGSSEIIQAGFGADIFFDERTTFDVKYRFRRAGLNAGGLDADIDAHILERGIRYAF, encoded by the coding sequence ATGTCTGGCCTTGTACTAAATGCGCTTTACGACATCGGGCAGTTTTCCAACGTGACACCTTACTTTTTGCTTGGGTACGGTCGGGCTTCGGTGGATACAAAGTACGATTTTCCCAACCGTGGGCGCGCAGAAATCGATGGTAGCAGCGAGATTATTCAGGCGGGCTTCGGGGCGGACATATTCTTCGACGAACGCACGACGTTTGACGTGAAGTATCGGTTTCGTCGTGCGGGGTTGAATGCCGGCGGACTTGATGCCGACATTGACGCACATATTCTTGAGCGGGGAATCCGCTACGCGTTTTGA
- a CDS encoding TonB-dependent receptor plug domain-containing protein: MTLGELIGLLEVEGARIVYSTQLVPEGKTVSLDSPTLDVLEEALKELGLTLRYQQGVIAIVRGPEYVPVAEAESVASALEDEPQLETVIVTGSRHRFFGPETTNPTRSYSSSEIGAQPLFASDPLRVTTRLPGVSTLGVSARPHIRGGLSDELLIIRNGIELLEPFHLADFHSAYSAIDISSLDSLDIYTGGFPARYGNRMSGVMDLQTRERSEQRNLDIGFSTFATRVALYGDVDFAEGGNFLLSWRGGDLDDVASFIEHESGVPEYSDLSASFHVDLTPDSSVAFGFTQAKDDILFVGDLVGQETALSKVVTDHLWAEYLVDGLGRWRTRLTGSAIDLSRRNEQFDNEEIEQDQEGGFLQHQQDVLRVAVRNDWIRDGLGTTYELGWQAEFNRGRYQHQSEIERGVIADLIGTPRNESRDINLKPEGWSGGGYVQMQVPVGERLVIQPGMRIDFQDYYIDRGFETQLSPRLGVAYTVSDEMTVRLDLGRFQQPEAVQELQVRDGLDRFFQPQIADQVAVALEWRGGSLLLRGEAYYKQYRRPKGRFENLFNPFVLLPQLEEDRVEIQPDQVYASGFDVSVERAFSRSITGDLSYSYMDAKDRIEGRSIPRRWSQRHTMNLGMRYELGDFSLAGALTWHSGWNSTALPSFIADGDVVPVSSILNNSELPEFLSLDVSARKVWDFPRVRIEVFADVSNLTDRKNIAGIDFDERRVEGGYALEPEREFVLGRVTSLGVTLSF; the protein is encoded by the coding sequence ATGACACTTGGCGAGCTGATTGGTTTGCTGGAAGTGGAAGGGGCGCGCATTGTCTATAGCACCCAGCTTGTTCCTGAAGGCAAAACGGTATCGCTAGATTCGCCGACACTTGATGTGCTTGAGGAGGCATTAAAAGAGCTCGGACTAACTCTCCGATACCAGCAAGGCGTTATCGCTATTGTCCGAGGGCCTGAGTATGTACCCGTCGCAGAGGCTGAATCTGTAGCTAGCGCTTTAGAGGATGAACCGCAATTGGAAACGGTGATTGTTACTGGCAGTCGCCACCGATTCTTCGGGCCCGAGACTACAAATCCAACACGGTCTTATTCTTCGAGCGAAATTGGCGCTCAACCGTTGTTTGCTTCCGACCCGTTAAGAGTCACGACTCGATTGCCGGGAGTATCGACCCTAGGCGTTTCTGCCAGGCCACACATTCGCGGTGGATTGAGTGATGAACTTCTGATCATACGAAATGGGATTGAGTTGCTCGAACCCTTTCATCTAGCCGATTTCCACAGTGCCTACAGCGCGATTGACATTAGTAGCCTCGATTCTCTTGATATCTACACCGGCGGCTTCCCCGCGAGATACGGTAACCGAATGAGTGGTGTCATGGACCTGCAAACCCGCGAGCGATCGGAGCAGAGGAATCTAGACATTGGGTTTTCAACCTTCGCAACAAGGGTCGCCTTGTATGGGGATGTTGATTTTGCCGAAGGAGGCAACTTTTTGCTGTCATGGCGCGGAGGAGATTTGGATGACGTCGCTTCGTTCATTGAGCATGAGTCAGGGGTTCCAGAATACAGTGACTTATCAGCAAGTTTTCACGTAGACCTTACACCTGACAGCAGTGTCGCCTTTGGTTTTACTCAGGCAAAGGACGACATTTTGTTTGTCGGGGATCTGGTCGGCCAAGAAACAGCGCTTTCGAAAGTGGTAACCGATCATCTTTGGGCAGAATACCTAGTTGATGGCCTTGGAAGGTGGCGCACGCGTTTAACGGGTTCAGCAATAGACCTTTCCAGGCGGAATGAGCAATTTGACAATGAGGAGATTGAGCAGGATCAAGAGGGCGGTTTCTTGCAACATCAGCAAGATGTCCTTCGAGTGGCGGTTCGAAATGACTGGATCCGCGATGGACTGGGAACTACTTACGAGCTCGGTTGGCAAGCAGAGTTCAATAGGGGCAGATACCAGCATCAAAGTGAGATTGAGCGCGGTGTAATTGCAGATTTAATCGGAACTCCACGTAACGAATCTAGAGATATCAACCTGAAGCCAGAAGGTTGGTCTGGCGGCGGGTACGTCCAAATGCAGGTGCCCGTGGGTGAAAGGTTGGTCATCCAGCCGGGAATGCGTATTGATTTTCAGGATTACTACATTGACCGAGGATTTGAAACACAGTTGTCTCCTAGACTAGGTGTTGCCTACACCGTGAGTGATGAAATGACAGTTCGATTGGATCTCGGACGCTTTCAGCAGCCAGAAGCCGTACAGGAGCTACAGGTGCGGGATGGCTTGGATCGATTCTTCCAGCCACAGATTGCAGACCAAGTTGCCGTCGCGCTGGAGTGGCGGGGTGGTTCCCTGTTACTGCGCGGGGAGGCGTACTACAAGCAATACAGACGACCCAAAGGGCGATTTGAGAATCTGTTTAACCCCTTCGTCTTGTTGCCCCAACTCGAAGAAGACCGCGTGGAAATTCAACCAGATCAGGTCTACGCCAGTGGTTTTGATGTCTCTGTTGAGCGTGCCTTCAGCCGGTCTATTACCGGTGATCTAAGCTATAGCTATATGGATGCAAAAGACCGAATCGAGGGTCGAAGCATCCCGCGTCGATGGTCGCAGCGTCACACCATGAATCTAGGCATGCGCTATGAATTGGGAGATTTTAGTCTTGCCGGCGCTCTTACCTGGCATTCCGGATGGAACAGTACCGCGCTCCCAAGTTTTATTGCGGATGGAGATGTAGTGCCAGTGTCTTCGATACTGAATAACAGCGAATTGCCTGAGTTCTTATCACTCGATGTTTCAGCACGCAAAGTGTGGGATTTTCCAAGAGTGAGGATTGAGGTTTTTGCTGATGTGAGCAACCTGACAGACCGCAAGAATATTGCAGGCATTGATTTTGACGAGCGACGGGTGGAAGGCGGCTACGCTTTGGAGCCCGAGCGCGAGTTTGTTCTGGGGCGGGTTACCTCGCTTGGCGTCACACTTTCCTTCTAA